The genomic window GGGCCTCCTAGATTCTGCACCTCGAACTCCCCCGCGGTGAGCCGCGCCACCCTTACCGTGACTCCGCTCGGAACCGTTGCCATGCCGAAGCTGTCCAGGAGGATTTCGATCGGTCCCGAGAGCACCTGAGCCGTCAGAGAACCGCACTTGGCAATGTTAACCACTTTGTCAGGGTTGAAGAGGAGCTCGAAGCCGCAGGCGTCGATAGTTGCTTTCTGGTCTAGACCACCGCCGGTGGTGCCGATCACGATCCCGGCAGGGCTCGCAACGAAAACCGTCATGCCGTGGGGCACCGATTTGATGGAACCCGAGACCGTGCCGCACAGGTGCCGGTTGGTGAAGGTCTTGGTGAAGGGGGGGCTGGGGTGGTCGCGCTTGTCGAAGAAGACGCCGCCCACCAGCTCGCCGTCGACCTGGTCCTGGATGCCGTCGCCGTCCTTGTCGGGCATCGGGAAGCCGAGGAGCGGGCTGGGCGCGAGGTTCAGCGGCGGGAAGCCGACGAACTGGCCCAGAGCGACGGGGCCGTCGCCGACCTTCAGATCGTGCTTCGAGTTCGCCGCTGCCGAGGTGAAGAAGATCCGCTCGTCGTTCGCCGTGTTGATGACCGACACGGAGTCGTCCCCGAAGTTGGCCACGTAGACCAGCGCGCCGTCCGGGGTCACGGCCACGCCCTGCGGCTGGTTGCCGACCGTGATGTGACCGACGACCGCCGGCGGGCCGATCACGGACTCCTTGATCACGGCCACGCTGTTGGAGCCGGGCAGCGTCACGTAGACCCGACTTTCGTCCGGGTGCGCCGCCACCCCGAACTGAGGGGCGCCGACGTCGATCGAGGAGACCCCGAGGCTGTGGTCGAACACGGAGACGGAGTTGATTCCAGTGTTCGCCACGTAGACCCTTCTCCCGCCGGGGTGCACGGCGATCCCGGCCGGGGCGCCCGCGGGGAGGGGGATCGTCGCTTGGACGAAATGCTTGGGCGGCGTCTTCGTGGTGTCCCTCCCGATGATGATGATGGAATTGCCCAGCTGGGTGGTCACGTAGATGAACTCGCCGATTGTCGAGGTCGGGGGGCTGACGGCGATGCCGAAGGGCAGGCCGCCCTGCCCCGAGGGCAGCTCGATCTCCTCGACCACTTCGTTCTTCTCCGTGTCGATCACCGAGATGGTGTGGGTCTTCTTGCCGGGGTCGATAGCGCCGTTGGCCACGTAGACCAACTTGCCGTTCGGGTGGACGGCCACGCCGATGGGCAGGAGGTCCACGAGGGGGAAGTTCTTGCTCAGGGGGATGGCCTTGAGGACGAGCGTACCGTCCATCACCACCACGGTGCTGCTCTTGAAGTCCGTCAGGTACGCGCGCCGGCCGTCCGGGCTCACCGCCACGCCTCGGAACTTGTTGTTAGGCGACAGCTGGAGGGGGCTGAACGGCACCACCGTATTGGTGTGGGTGTCGATCACCGCGACGCCGCCCTGGTTGAAACTGGCGACGTAGGCGCGGAAGCCCAGCTCGGCGATCTTGGTGACGAAGCCGTCGGAGTTAGCACCCACATTCTTGGGGCCTCCCGGTGTCAGGGGATTGACCAGGGGAAAGTCTTTCGAACCGCTCTCCCCCGTCACGTAGGCGTTGCACGAGGCGTCGAGCGCGATCCGGCGGCCCTTGTCGACCCCGGTGCCGCCGAGATACGTCGAGTAGAGCAGCTTGTCTCCCCCGGCGTTCAGCTTCGCCACGAAGGCGTCCGAGCCTTCCCCGAAATCGCCTGCTCCCAGCTTCGGGGCGACAAATGATCCTGCCCCTGGAACCTTCAGAGCGTTAGTCGATCCCGTCACATAGGCGTTGCCCCGGTTATCGACGGCGATGCCGGACCCGCCTGCCCCGCCGAGGGAGGTCACGTAGACGAGGGATTGGCGACAGTTGATGATCGGGCTGCTAGGAACG from Candidatus Rokuibacteriota bacterium includes these protein-coding regions:
- a CDS encoding SBBP repeat-containing protein, whose product is MNFLARGRGYSVFLAGTEAVLVLRPSPGAAAHPEDESGAAPPVRHVLRMKLLDANPDPPVTGLDPLPGKANYFIGTDPAKWRTNIATYGRVRVADVYPGIDLVYYGHRRQLEYDFVVAPGADPGAIRFVVEGADGAPPRVDGDGDLVLATAAGELRLRKPSIYQEVDGVRRPVPGGYVLGEAADAAAGGHEVEFRVAAYDTGKPLVIDPVLFYSTYLGGSQFDRGTDIAVDSQGHAYVIGGTFSDDFPSPFGTPLSVVLGKTDVFVAKLHPSGSALVYSTYLGGSDDEDVNSTGDGRIAVDSSHNAYVTGTTKSIDFPGPPPSGTATKLGPGGGTDVFVAKLNATGDALLYSVTLGGSGSENRFGGGGIAVDSSHIAYVTGHTFSADFPTADKAFQAVKILHPATLLNDDCFVTKLDTKKAPLESLVYSTYLGGGGDDVCSAIAIDGAGHAYVTGATTSATFPTTDTAFQNGMGGDRDAFVTKLNTNPTDCTAVEAEQITCKESLVYSTYFGGSKAENGLPNEGAIAVDPSGFIYVTGATHSPERLPLGAVLPKAGLSVAFVAKFDPDPSTPCVPSSPIINCRQSLVYVTSLGGAGGSGIAVDNRGNAYVTGSTNALKVPGAGSFVAPKLGAGDFGEGSDAFVAKLNAGGDKLLYSTYLGGTGVDKGRRIALDASCNAYVTGESGSKDFPLVNPLTPGGPKNVGANSDGFVTKIAELGFRAYVASFNQGGVAVIDTHTNTVVPFSPLQLSPNNKFRGVAVSPDGRRAYLTDFKSSTVVVMDGTLVLKAIPLSKNFPLVDLLPIGVAVHPNGKLVYVANGAIDPGKKTHTISVIDTEKNEVVEEIELPSGQGGLPFGIAVSPPTSTIGEFIYVTTQLGNSIIIIGRDTTKTPPKHFVQATIPLPAGAPAGIAVHPGGRRVYVANTGINSVSVFDHSLGVSSIDVGAPQFGVAAHPDESRVYVTLPGSNSVAVIKESVIGPPAVVGHITVGNQPQGVAVTPDGALVYVANFGDDSVSVINTANDERIFFTSAAANSKHDLKVGDGPVALGQFVGFPPLNLAPSPLLGFPMPDKDGDGIQDQVDGELVGGVFFDKRDHPSPPFTKTFTNRHLCGTVSGSIKSVPHGMTVFVASPAGIVIGTTGGGLDQKATIDACGFELLFNPDKVVNIAKCGSLTAQVLSGPIEILLDSFGMATVPSGVTVRVARLTAGEFEVQNLGGPEPIIVEFQGQVREVRPGESLTVAVDTTPPTTIAAASPAPNANGWNKGDVT